In one Plasmodium falciparum 3D7 genome assembly, chromosome: 14 genomic region, the following are encoded:
- a CDS encoding inner membrane complex protein, putative: protein MNLFKKSTCSACNSCNCCCERDEVKITERTYTYNDLDNLYDNEGSSSFPYIPTERIILNSYNNPDLYYHQIDTEFYTKNILYDVPLVSYAQGPYYERIPDMKLNEKYRLPTLSYVSDPVYIRRREKCTISNFPRTMCWAKCRSS, encoded by the exons atgaatttatttAAGAAGTCTACTTGTTCAGCTTGCAATTCATGTAATTGTTGTTGTG aACGAGATGAAGTAAAAATTACTGAAAGAACATACACCTACAACGATCTTGACAATCTTTATGACAATGAAGGCAGTTCTAGCTTTCCATATATCCCAACAGAACggattatattaaattcttataataaccctgatttatattatcatcaaatAGATACAGAATTTTATacaaagaatatattatatgatgttCCATTAGTGAGTTATGCTCAAGGTCCTTATTATGAAAGAATTCCAGATAtgaaattaaatgaaaaatatcgTTTACCAACACTAAGTTATGTCTCAGACCCTGTGTATATAAGAAGAAGGGAAAAATGTACCATCAGTAATTTTCCTAGAACGATGTGTTGGGCAAAATGTAGGTCAAGTTGA
- a CDS encoding mitochondrial ribosomal protein S14 precursor, putative, producing MAARDPGPYLNQVPLGFPSYNRRVFRDILARRAFMESEVNTRVYKNIFENLGFKGHIRINNKVGINRIRMRCIQGGYSRGIYKFTRMAKMAFFQTAREGWLKKYGYRPDLFR from the exons ATGGCAGCGAGAGATCCTGGACCATATTTGAATCAGGTTCCTTTAGGTTTTCCGAGTTATAATAGAAGAGTATTTAGAGACATTTTAGCTAGAAGAGCTTTTATGGAATCAGAAGTAAATACAAGggtttataaaaacatttttgaGAATTTGGGATTTAAGGGTCATATAAGAATTAACAATAaa gTTGGCATTAATAGAATACGAATGAGATGTATACAAGGAGGATATTCAAggggaatatataaatttacaaGAATGGCGAAAATGGCGTTTTTTCAAACAGCTAGAGAAGGAtggttaaaaaaatatggttATCGGCCTGACTTGTTTAGGTAA